The following proteins are co-located in the Hydrogenophaga sp. RAC07 genome:
- the selD gene encoding selenide, water dikinase SelD, which yields MNAPTPTAATQPRLTSLSHGGGCGCKIAPGVLSEILKGTAAMVIPKELLVGIETADDAAVYQLNDEQALIATTDFFMPIVDDPYDFGRIAATNAISDVYAMGGTPIMALALVGMPINVLSTETIGKILQGGQDVCRAAGIPIAGGHTIDSVEPIYGLVALGLVHPKRVKRNADAKVGDRLILGKPIGVGVLSAALKKDALSTEGYAQMIANTTKLNTPGPDLAALDGVHALTDITGFGLAGHVMEMARGANTTVRIEMARVPLIGGVRELAAAGMVTGASGRNWAAYGHEVRLASTLQPVDQALLSDPQTSGGLLVACAPEAVDAVLAVFEKHGFAGAADIGEIVAPADGVRLEVN from the coding sequence ATGAACGCACCCACCCCCACCGCCGCCACCCAGCCCCGCCTCACCAGCCTCTCGCACGGTGGCGGCTGCGGCTGCAAGATCGCGCCCGGCGTGCTCAGCGAGATCCTGAAGGGCACGGCCGCCATGGTCATTCCCAAGGAGCTTCTGGTCGGCATCGAGACCGCCGACGACGCAGCCGTGTACCAGCTCAACGACGAGCAGGCGCTGATCGCCACCACCGACTTTTTCATGCCCATCGTGGACGACCCGTACGACTTCGGCCGCATCGCCGCCACCAACGCCATCAGCGACGTGTACGCCATGGGCGGCACACCCATCATGGCGCTGGCCCTGGTCGGCATGCCCATCAACGTGTTGTCCACCGAGACCATCGGCAAGATCCTTCAGGGCGGGCAGGACGTGTGCCGCGCCGCCGGCATCCCGATCGCGGGCGGCCACACCATCGACTCGGTCGAACCCATTTACGGACTCGTGGCCCTGGGCCTGGTGCACCCCAAGCGCGTGAAGCGCAACGCCGACGCCAAGGTGGGTGACCGCCTCATCCTGGGCAAGCCGATCGGCGTGGGCGTGCTTTCGGCCGCATTGAAGAAGGACGCGCTGAGCACCGAGGGCTACGCGCAGATGATCGCCAACACCACCAAGCTCAACACCCCCGGCCCCGATCTCGCGGCGCTGGACGGCGTGCACGCGCTGACCGACATCACCGGCTTTGGTCTCGCCGGCCACGTGATGGAAATGGCGCGCGGCGCCAACACCACGGTGCGCATCGAGATGGCGCGCGTGCCGCTCATTGGCGGCGTGCGCGAACTCGCGGCAGCCGGCATGGTCACCGGTGCTTCGGGCCGCAACTGGGCGGCCTATGGCCATGAAGTTCGACTGGCCAGCACCCTGCAGCCGGTGGATCAGGCCCTGCTGTCCGATCCGCAAACCAGCGGCGGCCTGCTGGTGGCCTGCGCGCCCGAGGCGGTGGACGCGGTGCTGGCGGTCTTCGAGAAGCACGGCTTTGCCGGCGCGGCCGACATCGGCGAGATCGTGGCACCGGCCGATGGTGTGCGGCTTGAGGTGAACTGA
- the senB gene encoding selenoneine biosynthesis selenosugar synthase SenB, whose translation MKKPSLSVVTPALADANNGNWQTARRWARLLSGHYRVRVVREWLPGEEGDLLLALHARRSAPSVAAWAKAHPDRPLVLALTGTDLYRDIATDANAQRSLALAHRLVVLQEQGPLALPEALRNKCRVVFQSGTPRQTLAKTTTHLRAVMVGHLRDEKWPQTLFEAARLLRPDEGIRIDHIGAALDPALGEAAQATARACPHYRWLGGLPHAATRARIQRAHVLVHTSRMEGGAHVLMEAVLCGTPVLASNIGGNMGMLGAGYGGYFAPGDAPALVQALRDCRAGLGDPAGRLATLQAQCEARAPLFDRRTEQAALLALLHELR comes from the coding sequence ATGAAAAAACCTTCTCTCTCTGTAGTCACACCGGCGCTGGCCGATGCCAACAACGGCAACTGGCAGACCGCCCGCCGCTGGGCGCGTCTGCTCTCGGGCCATTATCGGGTGAGGGTGGTGCGCGAATGGTTGCCGGGTGAAGAGGGCGACCTGCTGCTGGCCCTGCACGCGCGCCGTTCGGCCCCCTCGGTGGCTGCGTGGGCGAAAGCGCATCCGGACCGCCCGCTGGTGCTCGCGCTCACCGGCACCGACCTCTACCGCGACATCGCCACCGATGCGAATGCCCAGCGTTCGTTGGCGCTCGCGCACCGCCTCGTCGTGCTGCAAGAGCAAGGGCCGCTGGCCCTGCCCGAGGCGTTGCGCAACAAATGCCGCGTGGTGTTCCAGTCGGGCACGCCCCGCCAGACGCTGGCCAAGACCACCACCCACCTGCGGGCGGTGATGGTGGGTCACCTGCGCGACGAAAAATGGCCGCAGACCCTGTTTGAAGCGGCGCGCCTGTTGCGCCCCGACGAGGGCATCCGCATCGACCACATCGGCGCTGCGCTCGACCCTGCGCTGGGTGAGGCCGCGCAAGCCACCGCACGGGCCTGCCCGCACTACCGCTGGCTCGGTGGTCTGCCGCACGCGGCCACGCGCGCGCGCATCCAGCGCGCGCACGTGCTGGTGCACACCAGCCGCATGGAGGGCGGCGCCCATGTGTTGATGGAAGCCGTGCTGTGCGGCACGCCGGTGCTGGCATCAAACATCGGCGGCAACATGGGCATGCTCGGCGCCGGGTACGGCGGCTACTTTGCTCCGGGTGATGCACCCGCGCTGGTGCAGGCCTTGCGCGACTGCCGTGCGGGCTTGGGCGATCCCGCTGGCAGGCTCGCCACCCTGCAAGCACAATGTGAAGCCCGCGCGCCCTTGTTCGATCGGCGCACCGAGCAGGCCGCCCTGCTGGCCCTGCTGCACGAACTGCGCTGA
- the senA gene encoding selenoneine synthase SenA, translating into MSGSAIVGDAPSGQWLVADMARHAGRTTLASALVDARARTLRQFTAFESALGPRLSVPCTPELNPPLWELGHIGWFADWWIARNPQLSRGLQADPLAPRSPARQAARGVDADALYDSSAIAHDRRWQLDLPDAQATRADLAAGLEQTLALLREAPDDDTGLYFFRLALFHEDMHAEAGVYMAQALGIDVGHRSATVRTEPADTHVPATRWTLGWSGPGFAFDNELGTHSVDVAAFEIDANPVTWSRYLPLVDAGLAAVPRYLRRTAGDWQVQHSGAWQTLDLQTPACHLSATEAQAWCRWAGRRLPTEAEWEVAAHTAPGFAWGAVWEWTASAFAPFPGFKPHPYLDYSQPWFDGRPVLKGASSATHPRMRHPKYRNYFPAARTDIFAGFRSIRA; encoded by the coding sequence ATGAGCGGGTCAGCGATTGTGGGCGATGCACCTTCGGGCCAGTGGCTTGTGGCCGACATGGCCCGGCACGCCGGCAGGACAACGCTGGCCAGCGCGCTGGTGGACGCACGCGCGCGCACCTTGCGGCAGTTCACGGCCTTCGAGTCCGCGCTCGGCCCGCGGCTGAGCGTGCCCTGCACGCCCGAGCTCAACCCGCCGCTGTGGGAGCTGGGCCACATCGGCTGGTTTGCCGACTGGTGGATCGCCCGCAACCCGCAGCTCAGCCGGGGCCTGCAGGCCGACCCCCTTGCACCTCGAAGCCCGGCGCGCCAGGCCGCGCGCGGCGTCGACGCGGATGCCTTGTACGACTCCAGCGCCATCGCGCACGACCGGCGCTGGCAGCTGGACCTGCCCGACGCGCAGGCCACGCGCGCCGACCTCGCTGCGGGTCTGGAGCAGACGCTGGCGCTGCTGCGCGAGGCGCCCGACGACGACACCGGCCTCTACTTTTTCCGTCTCGCCCTGTTCCACGAAGACATGCACGCCGAAGCGGGGGTTTACATGGCGCAGGCGTTGGGCATCGACGTGGGTCATCGAAGCGCCACGGTTCGCACGGAGCCTGCCGACACCCATGTGCCGGCCACCCGCTGGACGCTGGGCTGGAGCGGCCCCGGCTTCGCCTTCGACAACGAACTCGGCACCCACTCCGTGGACGTGGCGGCCTTCGAGATCGACGCCAACCCCGTGACATGGTCGCGCTACCTGCCGCTGGTGGACGCCGGCCTGGCCGCTGTGCCGCGCTACTTGCGACGCACCGCCGGTGACTGGCAGGTGCAACATTCCGGCGCCTGGCAAACGCTGGACCTGCAGACCCCGGCCTGCCACCTCAGCGCCACCGAGGCACAAGCCTGGTGCCGCTGGGCCGGCCGGCGCCTGCCGACCGAAGCCGAGTGGGAAGTGGCGGCACACACCGCACCGGGCTTCGCCTGGGGCGCGGTGTGGGAATGGACCGCAAGTGCTTTCGCGCCCTTCCCCGGCTTCAAGCCCCACCCTTACCTGGACTACTCACAACCCTGGTTCGACGGCCGCCCGGTGCTCAAGGGCGCCAGCAGCGCGACCCACCCGCGCATGCGCCACCCGAAGTACCGCAACTACTTTCCGGCGGCGCGCACGGACATCTTTGCCGGCTTTCGCAGCATTCGGGCCTGA
- a CDS encoding AraC family transcriptional regulator, translating into MPRAPARKPVKHLQTAPFTDALPGDIVFRAAQMPADAAYPHHRHHWGEFVYAFSGVMEVQLATAHYLIPPQYGLWLPPDVDHTGMNRQEASFCSVYVVPKRAVRLPQQVCALTVSPLLHGLLEHLRQTPPAQAQGAPHDRLLQVVLDQLEAAPVTGSYLPTSQDPLLAPVLQALEATPGDARSVGDWAALVHTTERTLMRRCQSQLGMTLAEWRQRLRTVKAMALLEAGGKVEHIAQDLGYASTSAFIGMFRRLTGTTPDGYRKRR; encoded by the coding sequence ATGCCGCGCGCCCCTGCCCGCAAGCCCGTCAAACACCTGCAGACCGCGCCGTTCACCGACGCATTGCCGGGCGACATCGTGTTCCGCGCGGCGCAGATGCCGGCCGACGCGGCCTACCCGCACCACCGCCACCACTGGGGTGAGTTCGTCTACGCCTTCAGCGGCGTGATGGAGGTGCAGCTCGCCACCGCGCACTACCTGATCCCGCCGCAATACGGCCTGTGGCTGCCACCCGACGTGGACCACACCGGCATGAACCGGCAGGAGGCCTCGTTCTGCTCGGTGTATGTGGTGCCGAAGCGCGCAGTGCGTTTGCCGCAGCAGGTGTGCGCGCTCACGGTGAGCCCCTTGCTGCACGGCCTGCTGGAGCACCTGCGGCAGACACCGCCCGCGCAAGCGCAGGGCGCGCCGCACGACCGGCTGCTGCAGGTGGTGCTGGATCAGCTCGAGGCCGCGCCGGTCACCGGCAGTTATCTGCCCACGTCCCAAGACCCGCTGCTCGCACCCGTGTTGCAGGCGCTGGAAGCCACGCCGGGTGATGCGCGTTCGGTGGGCGATTGGGCGGCGCTGGTGCACACCACCGAGCGCACGCTCATGCGGCGTTGCCAGAGCCAGCTGGGCATGACGCTGGCCGAATGGCGCCAGCGCCTGCGCACGGTGAAAGCCATGGCCTTGCTGGAAGCCGGCGGGAAGGTGGAGCACATCGCGCAAGACCTGGGCTATGCGTCCACCTCGGCCTTCATCGGCATGTTTCGCCGGCTGACCGGCACCACGCCCGACGGTTACCGCAAGCGCCGCTGA